The Musa acuminata AAA Group cultivar baxijiao chromosome BXJ1-8, Cavendish_Baxijiao_AAA, whole genome shotgun sequence genomic sequence ATGAATGATATCCTCGTACATCTATGGCCTCCGAATTTATTACATCTCATTCCTCTACTGTATACAAATTTATCACATTCATAATGAATTGCAAAGTCATGGATAAATCTGAAGGAGCAAAGGCTGAGATATGTCAACATGCATTATCAACTAAACTGATTTTCAATTAACAAATTGGACCTAAGCTGGCTGGTCATAAATTTTATTTAAGCATGCAAAACACTCGTATATCCATCAAATCAGCTCCCTATTATCAACCTTATATGAATCACATTCTAAACCCAATTTCTTATACTTGATAAGCACCCGATGCCAACTTCATCCAAATTTAAGGCATCCACTCTCTAACTGTGCACTTATCGGAAAAGACCTCCATCTAAATCTAGTATGCCCATTTTCTCAAACACCTTCAGGTAATCATGTTGGCCCAAAGGATATGTTAGCCaaaccttcttcctcctctatggTAAATGGTCTTAGCTATCTTTAAACTAGAATGCAGTGAGTACATAAAGAAGTTAGGTTATAAAATATTAATGATTAAAACAAACATGGATTTGTCAATTATTAGATGCAGAAAAATCAACCAGCAACCTAAAAAGTTCATGAATTCCTCGAGTATGCTGATCATAAGAAGTTCGACAGTCTTTTTCTGTCAATTTACGGGAAACCCTAGAAAAATCTGTTGTCAAGGCACATGATATAAGCAAATGAAACATCCAGTCTTTCAAGCAACTCCAACGAATTAGCCAGTGGCCCGGCAACAAGCAAAAGCATGAAGTCAGTCGAATTACCCAATGTAAGCTTCTCTGGTCTCCAGGATTTGCAAGCAGCGAAGGGAAGGCGAGAGGGGAGAGGGCTGCGTGGGGCGAACGCCGGTCGATCGTTTGGGCATTTCTCGTGTGTTTCGTTACCTTCGATTAATAAAAGGTGTATTTGGTCAATTAGAGGTTTTTTTGGTGCGTAAAAGTAAACAGCAAATTATTTTTTTGGCACATTAATTATGGGCTTAAAAACGGTATAATGACAACCGTAATCACTGTCCCGTTAACGTACATTTTTTGGTGTTCTCCTGTGGAAAGCAGAAAGCAATTCTGGCCAGTACTACAGAAATCAGAAACACTTTTATGGCCAATACCATGGTTATGTTACTTTTGGTTGTCTGCTGCAGTTTTGATGGCAGAAAACACTGCAGAAAGAGGAACAAGATGATGAGTCTTTGGTAACAGTTAATGTTGCAGACACCAGATTCATGCATGCCCTCGTATTCACGAGCATTTCTACATAACACGTTAtcagatatatatacatacacagtgctcttcttcttcttcttccttctttcccgCTGGCCCGTCGCTTAAAAGCCGAGACTTAGCGCCGCTTTGACGTCGAGCCTCCACGCGCAACCGCCGCTGTCCAACCTCCACACGTCGCACGGCGCTGCCAGTGGCGAGGACGGAGTCATCTGCCTCCCTGGAGGCTTCGCCTGCCTGACACGCACCCTGCAAGTGAACGCTCGGCATTCCCAAGCCGGAGGCACCAATCCCCGCGTCACCAGCTCCACCCTCACCGCCTCGTTCTCCTCCCTTACTCCGCGGTCTCCCGACGAGGAACCCACCACCCTCCTCCGGCAGGCCTCGTTGGTCCACGTCACCCGTTCCCACACATCGGACACAAAACCGGGGCACTCGTCCGCAGCCAACGCCGCCCTCACCCCCTCGTCGCTCCTACGTGCGATCTCCCCCTCCCTCCACATGTCCGTCACGCACTCCACCGTCACCCACAAACTTACGACCCTCACCGGCCACGACTCCGATCCTCCCCCCTCCCCTCGCCCCATCCAAGTCGGCACCACGGCTGCAGAAGGAGTAACAGGACTAGAATGCTGCATCGACGACTCCGTCGCCTCGTCCTTCCCCTCCGGCATCTCTGGAATCAACGGTAGCGTCACGATCGTCGACGATGACTTCTCATCCTCCTTTACCGCAGTCGCCTGCCCCCTCCTAGGCTTCCTGCCCTGGGACTTAGCGGATCTCTTCCTCTTCGGCCTCCTCGCTACGGCGCGCGCCTCTGTGGAGACTACAGAGACCGCCGGGGAACCTGTTTCAGCGGAGGCGGGCTTGGGGGCGATGGGGCGGAACCTGAGCATGATCCGCCTCACCTTCCAGGCAGCATCGACGTCGCCAACTCCGCCGTACATCGTTAGACAGCAACCGCCTTGCCGCACCATCTCCTCCTTTTGTTGGCTATTATTTTGACTGGTGTAGTATCTGCTTTAAGCAAGAGCTGGCCATGACGGACAAGGAACGACGGAGCATTAAATAGTGATGATGGCGAAGGACACGTTTCCCCGTAAGCGACATGGAGGGAGGGCATCGTTTTCCGCTGCCATTGGCCGAGGAGGACAGGTGGAGCGTGACGAGGGGCAGTTCATGTCAAAGGACAGACGCACAGGAGAGGGGGGACAAGGAGAGTGGAGGTGGTGAAGGGTACGGGGCGAATGGGATGGTGCGGAGTGTCTCCACGGGCGCGGGATGTCACGAGTGGGCGGTGCGTGAGAAGAGAACTGAAAGCGAGAGCGAGGAGGAGATTCTGGAGAGGGGAAGACGTGGGCGAATCGGAGGTGGATAGGGAC encodes the following:
- the LOC135581114 gene encoding uncharacterized protein LOC135581114; this encodes MVRQGGCCLTMYGGVGDVDAAWKVRRIMLRFRPIAPKPASAETGSPAVSVVSTEARAVARRPKRKRSAKSQGRKPRRGQATAVKEDEKSSSTIVTLPLIPEMPEGKDEATESSMQHSSPVTPSAAVVPTWMGRGEGGGSESWPVRVVSLWVTVECVTDMWREGEIARRSDEGVRAALAADECPGFVSDVWERVTWTNEACRRRVVGSSSGDRGVREENEAVRVELVTRGLVPPAWECRAFTCRVRVRQAKPPGRQMTPSSPLAAPCDVWRLDSGGCAWRLDVKAALSLGF